The following are encoded in a window of Chionomys nivalis chromosome X, mChiNiv1.1, whole genome shotgun sequence genomic DNA:
- the LOC130868342 gene encoding melanoma-associated antigen B16-like, with translation MSQLQKNPECAGDQGQTCEKTHSQTAAVCRDVEEPCTSSHLMASSLKGQTCEGTQGLQVSRDVEEPSHSSYSLMASNQNDPADETPSTSGGLQSPYDSLRNSGVGLSNQEQGSPVNPPYQPANMNVPVMSVDSKVDFLVNYMLYKYQMKEMMSKTDILRLIVREDENRFHEILMRSAERMEMVFGLGVKEVDPVNHVYALFIKLGLTYDGMRSDEYSFPKTGLLIIILGVVFLKGNRATEEEIWEALNPMGIYAGVNNFIFGDPRQLITNEFVKEQYLVYQPVADSDPVWYEYVWGPRARAETSKMKVLEFVAKVYGTHPATFQSQYQEALIEKEERALALISDSAGLSSRSRASSSAMGCSFPRM, from the exons ATGTCTCAACTTCAGAAGAATCCAGAATGTGCAGGTGACCAAGGCCAGACCTGTGaaaagacccacagccagactgCAGCAGTCTGCAGGGATGTGGAGGAGCCTTGTACCTCCTCTCATCTTATGGCAAGTAGTCTGAAGGGCCAGACCTGTGAGGGGACCCAGGGCCTACAG GTATCTAGGGATGTGGAGGAGCCAAGTCACTCCTCCTATTCTCTGATGGCTAGCAACCAAAATGATCCTGCAGATGAGACACCTAGTACCTCTGGAGGTCTTCAGAGTCCCTATGACTCTTTGAGAAACTCAGGTGTGGGTCTTAGTAACCAAGAACAGGGCTCTCCAGTCAATCCACCATATCAACCAGCCAACATGAATGTACCTGTGATGAGTGTCGATAGTAAAGTTGACTTCTTGGTGAATTATATGCTGTACAAGTATCAGATGAAAGAGATGATGAGCAAGACTGATATATTGAGGCTCATTGTCAGAGAAGATGAAAATCGTTTTCATGAAATCCTCATGAGATCTGCTGAACGCATGGAGATGGTTTTTGGCCTAGGTGTGAAGGAAGTAGATCCTGTCAACCACGTCTATGCTCTCTTTATCAAACTAGGTCTCACCTATGATGGGATGCGTAGTGATGAGTATAGTTTTCCTAAGACTGGTCTCCTGATAATCATCCTGGGGGTAGTCTTCCTGAAAGGCAACCGTGCCACTGAAGAGGAGATTTGGGAAGCATTGAATCCAATGGGAATCTATGCTGGGGTGAATAATTTCATCTTTGGTGACCCTAGGCAGCTGATAACCAATGAGTTTGTGAAGGAGCAATACCTGGTGTACCAGCCAGTAGCGGATAGTGATCCTGTGTGGTATGAGTATGTGTGGGGGCCCCGGGCTCGAGCTGAAACTAGTAAGATGAAAGTGTTAGAGTTTGTGGCAAAGGTTTATGGGACACACCCAGCTACCTTCCAGTCTCAGTATCAAGAGGCTCtgatagaaaaagaagagagagcccTTGCCTTGATTTCAGACAGTGCTGGCCTAAGTTCTCGTTCTCGTGCAAGTTCTAGTGCCATGGGCTGCAGTTTCCCTCGTATGTAG